From one Lysinibacillus sp. G4S2 genomic stretch:
- a CDS encoding Rid family detoxifying hydrolase, which produces MSIREIYTNKAPEPIGTYSQAILSNNIVFLSAQAPIVPETMEVVEGGIKEQIQCSFNNLKSVVEATGGNLSNIVKLTVYLTDLTHFSLVNEEMAKLFTAPYPARAAVGVKALPKGTDFAVEAIMSL; this is translated from the coding sequence ATGTCTATTAGAGAAATTTATACAAACAAGGCGCCAGAACCAATAGGTACCTATTCACAAGCAATTCTTTCAAACAATATTGTATTTCTATCAGCTCAAGCGCCCATTGTTCCTGAAACAATGGAAGTAGTAGAAGGCGGAATAAAGGAACAGATTCAATGCTCTTTTAATAATTTGAAGTCAGTTGTGGAAGCTACAGGCGGAAATCTTTCTAATATTGTTAAGCTAACAGTATACCTAACTGATTTAACTCATTTTTCATTAGTTAATGAAGAAATGGCAAAACTTTTTACAGCCCCATACCCAGCAAGAGCGGCAGTTGGTGTTAAGGCATTACCTAAAGGAACAGACTTTGCAGTTGAAGCCATTATGAGTTTATAA
- a CDS encoding FAD-binding oxidoreductase, with protein MKDQSVDYLIIGAGIAGASAAYELAKEANVILIEKETQLAYHSTGRSAAIYMQAYGNKTVRGLTRNSYEFYTNPPKGFSDKPLLRERGAIFLATKEQKILAEQHYKEMKNEVNNLELLEGEALRSLVPVINTDIYTSGIFEKDAMDIDTHAVHQGYINGFKGNGGTLITNCNVNSISRHNNIWCVDTTQGKIVAPMIINAAGAWADQIASLAGVRTINLEPKKRSVFYLSIDEYNTNKWPYVGGLSESFYFKPDSGKLFVSPCDEIPITPCDAKPSDLDIAIAVNNLEAVTNIEVKKVGHTLAGLRSFVADRTPVVGEDADVPGFFWLVGQGGYGFQTAPAIANCCRMLLTRNCFPESLKKLGVVEEALSPNRNSLDRNSVTV; from the coding sequence ATGAAGGATCAAAGCGTAGATTATTTAATTATTGGTGCGGGAATTGCAGGTGCATCGGCAGCATATGAATTGGCTAAAGAGGCTAATGTAATCCTTATAGAAAAAGAGACTCAATTAGCCTACCATTCCACAGGACGTTCTGCAGCAATTTACATGCAAGCATATGGTAATAAAACAGTAAGAGGATTAACAAGGAATAGCTATGAGTTTTATACTAATCCCCCAAAAGGATTTAGTGATAAACCTTTATTAAGAGAAAGAGGGGCAATTTTTTTAGCAACAAAAGAACAGAAGATATTAGCAGAACAACATTATAAAGAAATGAAAAATGAAGTAAATAATTTGGAACTGCTAGAAGGTGAAGCGTTACGAAGTCTTGTTCCAGTCATTAATACAGATATATATACATCGGGTATATTTGAAAAAGATGCAATGGATATCGATACACATGCTGTTCATCAAGGATATATCAATGGATTTAAAGGAAATGGTGGGACTCTGATTACCAATTGTAATGTGAATTCAATATCTCGCCATAACAATATTTGGTGTGTAGATACAACCCAAGGTAAGATTGTCGCACCGATGATTATTAACGCAGCAGGTGCTTGGGCTGACCAGATAGCAAGTTTAGCAGGAGTTAGAACTATTAACCTTGAACCAAAGAAGAGAAGCGTCTTTTATCTATCAATTGATGAATATAATACAAATAAATGGCCGTATGTAGGAGGTTTAAGTGAATCTTTTTATTTTAAACCAGACTCGGGAAAATTGTTTGTAAGTCCATGTGATGAAATTCCAATAACACCTTGTGATGCAAAACCATCAGATTTAGATATCGCTATAGCTGTAAATAATCTTGAAGCGGTAACTAACATAGAAGTTAAGAAAGTTGGTCATACATTAGCAGGTTTGCGCTCTTTTGTGGCAGATAGGACGCCGGTGGTAGGTGAGGACGCAGATGTACCAGGTTTCTTTTGGTTAGTAGGACAGGGAGGATATGGGTTTCAGACAGCACCTGCTATTGCAAACTGTTGTAGAATGCTTCTAACAAGGAATTGTTTTCCTGAATCTTTAAAAAAACTAGGAGTCGTAGAAGAAGCACTTTCACCAAATAGAAATAGTTTAGATCGTAACAGTGTAACGGTATAG
- the fumC gene encoding class II fumarate hydratase, which translates to MDYRIEKDTMGEIKVPADKIWGAQTQRSKENFQIGTEQMPIELIQAMAILKKSAAIANNKLGKLSDIKANAIVQAADEILNGQWDDQFPLVVWQTGSGTQSNMNVNEVIAHRANQILQNTGEADRIHPNDDVNKSQSSNDTFPTALHIAAVLKVEDYLLPRLRLLKATLDDKAEKFKDIIKIGRTHLQDATPLTLGQEISGWAAMLAKSEQMIVQNIEYMKELAIGGTAVGTGINAHPEFGERVAVEISELTGKHFTSAANKFHALTSHDEAVVAHGALKALAADLMKIANDVRWLASGPRSGIGEITIPENEPGSSIMPGKVNPTQSEAMTMVVTQVVGNDATIAFAASQGNFELNVFKPVIIYNFLQSTRLLADTMKSFNDHCAEGIEPNKEVLDHNLQNSLMLVTALNPYIGYENAAKIAKKAHKEGTTLKEATIATGLLTEEQFDEYVDPATMIYPNVK; encoded by the coding sequence ATGGATTATCGTATTGAAAAAGATACTATGGGTGAAATTAAAGTACCTGCAGATAAAATTTGGGGTGCTCAAACACAGCGCAGTAAAGAAAATTTCCAAATCGGTACAGAGCAAATGCCGATTGAGCTTATTCAAGCAATGGCAATTTTAAAGAAAAGTGCTGCTATTGCCAATAACAAGCTAGGTAAACTTTCAGATATAAAAGCAAATGCAATTGTACAAGCAGCTGATGAAATTTTAAATGGACAATGGGACGATCAATTCCCTCTTGTCGTTTGGCAGACTGGTAGTGGTACACAATCAAATATGAACGTCAACGAAGTAATTGCGCACCGAGCAAACCAGATTTTACAAAATACTGGTGAAGCTGATCGTATTCACCCTAACGATGATGTCAATAAATCTCAAAGTTCAAACGATACTTTCCCAACAGCTTTGCATATTGCAGCAGTGTTAAAAGTTGAAGATTATTTACTTCCGCGTCTACGCTTGCTAAAAGCAACACTTGATGACAAAGCAGAGAAGTTTAAAGATATTATTAAAATTGGTCGAACACATTTACAAGATGCAACACCATTGACTTTAGGCCAAGAGATTAGTGGCTGGGCAGCAATGCTTGCTAAATCTGAACAGATGATTGTCCAAAATATTGAATATATGAAGGAACTGGCAATTGGTGGAACAGCAGTAGGTACAGGTATTAACGCACATCCTGAATTTGGTGAGCGTGTTGCAGTGGAAATTAGTGAATTGACAGGAAAACATTTTACTTCTGCAGCAAATAAATTCCATGCACTGACAAGTCATGATGAAGCTGTTGTCGCACATGGCGCATTAAAGGCTCTTGCAGCTGACTTAATGAAAATTGCCAATGATGTTCGCTGGTTAGCAAGTGGTCCCCGCTCAGGTATTGGAGAAATTACAATTCCAGAAAACGAACCAGGCTCATCCATTATGCCTGGTAAAGTAAATCCAACGCAAAGTGAAGCGATGACAATGGTTGTCACACAAGTCGTTGGTAACGATGCAACAATTGCCTTTGCCGCTTCCCAAGGTAATTTTGAGCTGAATGTCTTTAAGCCAGTAATTATCTATAACTTCTTACAATCAACTCGTCTATTAGCAGACACAATGAAATCATTTAATGATCATTGTGCTGAAGGGATTGAGCCAAATAAAGAAGTACTCGACCACAATTTACAAAACTCCTTAATGCTTGTAACAGCTTTGAACCCTTATATCGGCTATGAAAATGCGGCTAAAATTGCGAAGAAAGCCCATAAAGAAGGCACAACATTAAAAGAAGCAACAATTGCAACAGGTTTACTTACAGAGGAACAGTTCGATGAATATGTGGACCCTGCAACGATGATTTATCCAAATGTAAAGTGA
- the sbnA gene encoding 2,3-diaminopropionate biosynthesis protein SbnA, with amino-acid sequence MLKKLDLLNQYIGNTPCVNLGVNPINLFAKLESYNLMGSVKMRPAYYVIKEAIKNGKIDENTTVIESSSGNFAIALATICKFLGIKFIPFIDMNISPTYEKLLHTISHDVVKVTERDETGGYLLTRLNEIKRFQTDNDNIFWTNQYGNIDCLRAHYYGLGTEISENFDKIDYAFIGVSSCGTIAGVSRKLKEKFPNIKIIAVDTEGSVIFGKPPSKRYIPGIGSSMTPDILKEALIDEVIYVPETKAVEGCYELFEKFAIFAGGSSGASYYAISEYFKDKKLNQVPNVVFLCPDGGSPYVDTIYSNEWVKWINNQKDTVVSLKYT; translated from the coding sequence TTGCTTAAAAAACTGGATCTTCTTAATCAATATATAGGCAATACACCTTGTGTGAATCTAGGCGTAAATCCTATTAATTTATTTGCAAAATTAGAATCTTATAATTTAATGGGTAGTGTGAAAATGAGACCAGCCTATTATGTTATTAAAGAGGCAATTAAAAATGGAAAGATTGACGAAAATACAACAGTAATTGAATCATCATCTGGAAACTTTGCTATAGCATTAGCTACTATATGTAAATTCTTGGGAATTAAGTTTATTCCTTTTATTGATATGAATATTAGTCCAACCTATGAAAAATTGCTTCATACAATATCACACGATGTAGTAAAAGTTACTGAAAGAGATGAAACAGGCGGATATCTCTTAACAAGACTTAACGAGATTAAACGTTTTCAAACTGATAATGATAATATTTTCTGGACCAATCAATATGGAAATATAGATTGTTTACGAGCGCATTATTACGGATTGGGAACTGAAATATCTGAAAATTTTGATAAAATAGATTATGCATTTATTGGTGTTAGTTCTTGCGGTACGATTGCAGGAGTTTCAAGGAAATTAAAAGAGAAATTTCCTAATATAAAAATTATTGCGGTAGATACAGAAGGTTCAGTTATTTTTGGAAAACCACCAAGTAAACGTTACATTCCCGGTATTGGCTCTAGTATGACACCAGATATTTTAAAAGAAGCATTAATAGATGAAGTAATATATGTCCCTGAAACCAAAGCAGTAGAAGGATGTTATGAGCTTTTTGAGAAATTTGCTATCTTTGCAGGTGGGTCTTCAGGTGCATCATATTATGCAATTAGTGAATATTTTAAAGATAAAAAACTTAACCAAGTTCCAAATGTAGTGTTTTTATGTCCCGATGGTGGTTCACCATATGTTGACACTATTTATAGTAATGAATGGGTAAAATGGATTAACAATCAAAAGGATACAGTGGTGAGTTTGAAATACACATAG
- a CDS encoding AAA family ATPase, producing MYLKSCKVLQDNITDKDVYPFNIPSLQDLQEIEFPTNVTFFVGENGSGKSTLLEAIADRCDFNTAGGGRQNLYDVHKAESALGEFIRLSWWPKVSNGFFLRSETFYQFASHIDLLQEVDFKKYAAFGGKSLHHQSHGESFLSLFMNRFKGKAIYLLDEPEAALSPTRQLSLLKIIKDLEHEAQFIIATHSPILLGYPNATIYSFDNGEIESIRYEDTIHYIVTKRFLSAPETIFSELFDEERES from the coding sequence ATGTATTTAAAATCATGTAAGGTATTACAGGATAACATTACAGATAAAGATGTGTATCCCTTTAACATACCGAGTTTGCAGGACTTACAGGAGATAGAGTTTCCTACGAATGTGACCTTTTTTGTTGGGGAAAATGGCTCTGGGAAATCAACACTTTTGGAGGCAATAGCTGATCGTTGTGATTTTAATACAGCGGGTGGCGGTCGCCAAAACTTATATGACGTACATAAAGCTGAATCGGCACTTGGGGAATTTATTCGTTTATCCTGGTGGCCAAAAGTTTCAAATGGCTTTTTCCTTCGTTCAGAAACGTTTTATCAATTTGCGAGTCATATTGATTTGTTGCAGGAGGTAGACTTTAAAAAGTATGCTGCGTTTGGTGGCAAGTCATTACATCATCAATCACATGGCGAGTCCTTTTTATCGTTATTTATGAATCGCTTTAAAGGGAAGGCCATTTATTTATTAGACGAGCCTGAAGCGGCGCTGTCACCAACGAGACAGCTCAGCCTACTGAAAATTATTAAAGATTTAGAGCATGAGGCACAGTTTATTATTGCTACACACTCACCTATTTTACTTGGCTATCCAAATGCCACTATCTACAGTTTTGATAATGGGGAAATTGAATCAATTCGCTACGAAGATACTATCCATTACATTGT
- a CDS encoding benzoate/H(+) symporter BenE family transporter, with protein sequence MLKTRHSFNMGMLKEDLSISSVVVGLIATMVSYAGPLVIVFQAAKVAHLSDSHLSSWIWAISMGSGITCILLSIWFKAPIITAWSTPGVVLLVSSWSTYSYTDAIGAFIFSALIITFLGFTGIFEKMMNRIPYSITTAMLAGILLNFGVEVFTSLRNLPELVFPMILCYLLFKRFSPRYTVVITLFLGLLITYFTGNLKTDSIDISLVNPIFTIPTFSLDALIGIGVPLCIVTMASQNAPGIGVLRADGYNVPISPLVTTTGIFSILLAPFGSHAINLAAITAAICTGKEAHEDKNKRYIAGISCGLFYLIFGLFGAAIASIFQALPGEFIATIAGLALFASLSSSLASAMEGTQKESALITFLVTISGISFLGIGAAFWGLIAGILTNSIFQMNFNIFSKNKRID encoded by the coding sequence TTGTTAAAGACAAGACACTCCTTTAATATGGGAATGTTAAAAGAAGATTTATCAATATCATCTGTAGTTGTCGGATTAATTGCCACAATGGTATCTTATGCAGGGCCTCTAGTAATTGTTTTTCAAGCTGCGAAAGTAGCACATTTAAGTGATTCTCATTTGTCCTCGTGGATATGGGCGATATCAATGGGGAGTGGGATAACTTGTATTTTGTTGAGTATTTGGTTTAAAGCTCCAATTATAACAGCGTGGTCTACACCAGGAGTGGTTTTACTTGTTTCAAGCTGGTCAACTTATTCTTATACAGATGCTATTGGAGCGTTCATATTTTCTGCATTAATTATCACATTCTTAGGGTTTACAGGGATATTTGAGAAAATGATGAATCGGATACCATATTCAATCACAACTGCTATGCTTGCCGGAATTCTTTTAAACTTTGGAGTTGAAGTTTTTACGTCTTTAAGAAATCTACCTGAATTGGTTTTTCCGATGATACTGTGTTACTTACTTTTTAAAAGGTTTTCACCACGTTATACAGTCGTAATTACATTATTTTTAGGATTATTGATTACTTATTTTACTGGGAATCTAAAGACTGACAGTATTGATATATCTTTAGTGAATCCTATTTTTACAATTCCTACATTTTCGCTTGATGCTTTGATTGGGATTGGCGTTCCATTATGTATTGTAACGATGGCATCTCAAAATGCTCCTGGCATAGGGGTACTAAGAGCGGATGGATACAATGTTCCTATAAGTCCATTAGTTACAACAACGGGTATTTTTTCTATTTTACTTGCACCATTTGGTTCTCATGCTATTAATTTAGCGGCAATTACTGCTGCGATTTGTACTGGAAAAGAAGCTCATGAAGATAAAAATAAAAGATATATTGCGGGTATTTCATGTGGATTATTTTATTTAATCTTTGGTTTATTTGGAGCTGCAATTGCATCAATTTTTCAAGCACTTCCCGGTGAGTTTATAGCAACTATTGCTGGTTTGGCTTTATTTGCTTCACTTAGTTCGAGCCTAGCTTCAGCAATGGAAGGTACTCAAAAGGAAAGTGCATTAATTACTTTTCTAGTTACTATATCAGGTATCTCCTTTTTAGGTATTGGAGCTGCTTTTTGGGGATTAATAGCTGGCATTCTAACAAATTCAATTTTTCAAATGAATTTTAATATTTTCTCAAAAAACAAAAGAATTGACTAA
- a CDS encoding 2,3-diaminopropionate biosynthesis protein SbnB, with the protein MLYLNKTDISAIPIDWDENISNLEYAVECLSNNDFSQPIKPYLKFKDPNDRIIAMPAYVGGEISATGIKWIASFPKNIKKTIPRAHSITVLNDVNTGEPKCIINTALISGIRTASVSGLMIRKFQAARNLDKINIGIIGFGPIGQLHYQMVTELLNEKIDKICIFDLAGISMEKIPTNWLEKTEICSSWEDVYKNSDIFITCTVSEMRYINKEPKKGALLLNVSLRDYEPSIIDFTQSIIVDDWDEVCRANTDIEVMHKERNLNRESTKSIVDVVLHNAMNEFPDNQAIMFHPMGMAIFDITIAKLYFEKAKKNNIGLILD; encoded by the coding sequence ATGCTCTATTTAAACAAAACAGATATATCAGCAATTCCGATAGATTGGGATGAAAATATTTCTAATCTTGAATACGCTGTAGAATGTTTATCAAACAATGATTTTTCTCAACCGATTAAACCTTATTTGAAATTTAAAGATCCGAATGATCGTATCATTGCTATGCCTGCATATGTTGGCGGTGAAATTTCTGCTACAGGTATAAAATGGATTGCTAGTTTTCCGAAAAATATTAAAAAGACTATTCCAAGAGCTCACTCAATAACTGTATTAAATGATGTTAATACAGGAGAACCAAAATGTATAATAAATACCGCTTTAATAAGCGGGATTCGTACAGCATCTGTTTCGGGATTGATGATACGTAAATTTCAAGCAGCTAGGAACTTAGATAAAATTAATATCGGCATTATTGGATTTGGACCAATTGGACAGTTACATTATCAAATGGTCACGGAGTTATTAAATGAAAAGATAGATAAAATATGTATTTTTGATCTTGCTGGAATTTCTATGGAGAAAATACCTACAAATTGGTTAGAGAAAACAGAAATTTGTAGTTCTTGGGAAGATGTTTATAAAAATAGTGATATCTTTATAACTTGTACAGTTTCAGAGATGAGATATATAAATAAAGAACCTAAAAAGGGTGCACTGCTGCTTAACGTTTCTCTTCGAGATTATGAACCTAGTATTATTGATTTCACTCAATCGATTATTGTAGATGATTGGGACGAGGTTTGTAGAGCAAATACTGATATAGAAGTTATGCATAAAGAACGGAATTTGAATAGAGAGAGTACAAAATCCATTGTTGATGTAGTTTTGCATAATGCAATGAATGAATTTCCTGACAATCAAGCTATAATGTTCCATCCAATGGGAATGGCTATCTTTGATATAACTATAGCTAAATTGTATTTTGAAAAAGCTAAGAAAAATAATATTGGTCTCATCCTAGATTAA
- the thrC gene encoding threonine synthase, with amino-acid sequence MIRFSCVSCGYEFQSEGIVYLCPVCKNAKNNGFQKGILSVKYEPKNNVKRNSMVEPDSFLPIAIQNSNSLKVGNTPLLEPTYLREEVGLPNLFIKNESLNPSGSLKDRASLLIAEQAIFHNEHKIVLASTGNAGSAMACISAAYGLKTVLFIPETAPKEKIAQAKFFGASVIPIQGTYDDAYKLSIEFTEKFGGINRNTAYNPFTIEGKKTVSIELYNQLGFKAPDIIYIPAGDGVIYAAVCKGFIDLKQEGLIDKLPQCILVQAKGSDAIVRSWREKRDLVLDKTDSIADSISVKSPANAEMAIDYILKTNSWGVSISDEEILDSQKKLATKAGIFVEPSAAAAWAGLESDLRNKLINRDMNVVVLVTGSGFKDMNRMKESNNGLMSCTNNISAVRDYLKS; translated from the coding sequence GTGATACGATTTAGTTGTGTTTCATGTGGATATGAATTTCAATCAGAAGGAATCGTTTATCTTTGTCCTGTCTGTAAAAATGCTAAGAATAATGGTTTTCAAAAAGGTATATTATCCGTTAAATATGAACCAAAAAACAATGTTAAGAGAAATTCAATGGTTGAACCAGATTCATTCCTTCCGATTGCCATTCAAAATTCGAATTCTTTAAAGGTTGGTAATACACCATTACTAGAGCCTACTTATTTAAGAGAAGAAGTAGGACTACCCAATCTTTTTATTAAAAATGAAAGTTTAAATCCATCAGGATCATTAAAAGATAGAGCATCATTATTAATTGCAGAACAGGCTATCTTCCATAATGAGCATAAAATTGTACTTGCATCAACTGGTAACGCCGGTTCTGCAATGGCTTGTATTTCTGCAGCTTATGGATTAAAAACCGTTTTATTTATACCCGAAACTGCACCTAAAGAAAAAATAGCACAGGCCAAATTTTTTGGAGCGAGTGTTATCCCTATTCAAGGAACATACGATGATGCATATAAACTATCAATAGAGTTTACAGAAAAATTTGGAGGTATTAATAGAAATACCGCTTATAATCCTTTTACGATAGAAGGAAAAAAAACAGTATCCATTGAATTGTACAATCAGTTAGGCTTCAAAGCACCCGATATTATTTATATACCAGCTGGAGATGGTGTAATTTATGCTGCTGTTTGCAAAGGTTTTATTGACCTTAAACAAGAGGGGCTTATTGATAAGTTACCTCAATGTATTTTAGTGCAAGCAAAAGGTAGTGATGCAATAGTAAGAAGCTGGAGAGAGAAAAGAGATTTAGTACTAGACAAAACAGATTCTATAGCAGACTCTATCTCTGTTAAATCACCTGCAAATGCTGAAATGGCAATTGATTATATACTGAAGACAAATAGTTGGGGCGTTTCCATATCGGATGAAGAAATTTTAGACTCGCAAAAAAAACTAGCTACCAAGGCCGGAATTTTTGTTGAACCTTCAGCAGCGGCAGCATGGGCAGGTTTAGAATCGGATCTTAGAAACAAGCTAATAAATCGAGATATGAATGTAGTTGTTTTAGTTACTGGCTCAGGATTCAAGGATATGAATAGAATGAAAGAGTCGAACAATGGTTTAATGTCATGTACGAATAATATTTCTGCAGTTAGAGATTATTTGAAAAGTTAA